CACCGGCTCGAGAAAAACCGGTACGCCGAGTTCACGCTCTCCGATGGCCCTCTTCTTGAATCGCTCACGACGGTCATGCCCGCACTCGTGTTGCCCCAGCTCGCGCTGGCGGATCCCGGGACGGATCGACTCGAGGATCTCGGGGTATTGCCCGGCCGCACCGCCGTTGTGTGGCAACCCGGCGCCGTCGATCGACCGACGGGGAAGATGATGTACGCCGGAACAGCCGGTGACACCACATTCCGGTTGCTCGTCGATCGGAATTCCGGTCGGATTTCCTCTTTGCAGGTCGCCTCGGCTTCCGGCCCGATTCGAAACATTGACCTCACGGCTCGATCACTTCCCGCTGGCGATTCCCAAACGTGGCCGATTGAAATCGTGGGACGTCAGCGGGTCGATGCCCTGGCGGATCTCATCGCCGAAGCCGATCAGGTTCGTGTCGGAGAACGGTTCCCGGCAACGATGACGCTGATGTCGACCGGCCTCTCTCCGTGGACGGAGGTGAAAGACAACCTGATATCCGTGCTCATCTTTGTGCCGACCGATCCGTCCGGACTCGAAGACTACGACTCGCAAGTCCGGGACGAGGTCATGAGAAGGCTTCAGCGCGAAACTCGGATCGCGGCGCAGCTGGTTCGAAAGCTCGAAGCCGGTTCGAAAGATCGCTGGATCGCCAGGAGTGTCGCGATCATTCCGCCGGATGCGGTGCGTCTTTCGATCACATCGATCCTGCTCAGCCTGCTCAATCCGACGGACAGCGCAGTGCTCAGCATCCCGGACAACATGCCGCTCATCGCGGTCGGACAAGTGTTCGACTACGACTCGATCATCGGCGGGGGAACCGGCGGCGCTGTCGTGCTGGACAAGGACCGGATTGTTCGCGCGATCATTACAGTGGGTGAAGTTGAACCCACGGAAAAAAAGATCCGTGAAGCGCTGGACGCTCTGAAGTAATATCGTCTCTGCGGTCAGCTCGCCTGCGCTCTTGGATGAGAGCGGTTGTAGGCATCCTGCATCCGCTGCGCCGTGAGATGCGTGTACACCTGCGTCGTGCTGAGCGACTGGTGGCCGAGCAGCTCCTGCACGCTGCGCAGGTCGGCGCCGTTGTCGAGCAGATGCGTCGCGAAGCTGTGGCGGAGCGTGTGCGGGCTGATCGTCGGATCAAGACCGACCTGCTTGAGGTATTTGTCGAGCTTACGACGGACCGAGCGGCTGCTCAGCCTGCCGCCGTGCTTGTTGACAAAGAGCGGCCGGGTCTTGCGATCCTGGCTCCAGCAGTTCGCGAATCGCGCGTCGCTTCGGAGAAGCTCCGCGTATCGGTTGATCGCGCCGATGGCGTGGCTTCCGAGCGGGACGATGCGTTCTTTCTTGCCCTTGCCCCGGACGTGCAGGGCTTCGCCCGCGATGTCGAGGTCTTCGATTTCGAGGCCGATGAGCTCGCTGACTCGAAGCCCGGTCGAGTACAGAGTCTCGAGCATCGCGCGATCGCGACGGCCGAGCACGTCGTTGTCATCGGGGGCCGCGAGAAGTTTCTCCACTTGCTCGATCGAGATCGCTTTCGGCAGACGCTTGCCTTGGCGCGGCGTGCGGATCAGCGTCATCGGATTGCCCGAGGCGACGCCGCGCCGATCGGCCCACTTGTAAAACGAGCGGAGGGTGGCGATCTTTCGCGCCATGGTCGCAGCGGAATACTGGCTGTCGCCGAGGTGCGCAAGGAAGCCTCGGATCACGTCAGCGGACGCCTGACACACGGCTTCGGTCAGGCTCGTCGGTTGGAAGTCGGCGCCGGAAACAGCCGGACGCTGTCCCGAGCGTGCCTGCTCGGTCACTTTCGCTGTGGCGTTCTTTTCCTGCTCGTCGGAAGCCTTGATCGAGAATTCCTTGGTCAGATACTCGAGATACTGACGCAGGTCGGCACCATAGCAGCGCGCCGTGTAGGGACTGAAATGGCGCTCTTCGCCCAGGTAGCTCGTGAACATTTGAATGATCGGAAGTGTGGACATCGGCAACTCTCCGGGCCGGACCCGGGTCAAATGACCCGGATGCGGACTTGGCTCGGCGGATAACGCACGTCACGAGACGACGGCAGACCCCCGCGATCGCAGACCTTCAATCGGTTCTCGCCCCCTCTGGCTGAACGCCGTCGTTCCGGAAGGACGTAAGTCGTGGCGGACCAACACCTTTCACTTTGATTTATACGGACGGCCCCCCCGTGCCGGTTTCTCGGACCGCCGAGAATTGCGCAACTTAACGCCATGCTGAGCAAGCACTTGTGAGCGCAACTTCAATTGCGGGCTGCGCTTGCAGTCGATTTCTCGGACTTTACTGGTTCATTTTGTCTGGGTTTTGGATGGAGTCGAGCAAGGCGGAGCGTCTCGGCTTCCACCAGTTGATCCACCGTTCGAAATGCGGCGAATTCCGCGAAAAGGTCCGCGCTTCGCAAGTATCTCCGCCACCCGGCGGCTGACGAACGGTCCGCCCTTCCGTCGGCGTAATTGCGAACGTCCATCTGGACCGCTTGGTTCTTTCCGTCCAGCAGAAGCGATGCGGACGAGGTTGGCTCGCCGAGCACGGCCTCGGGCACCACTTCGGTGGGACTGCTCTGCACGGCTCGGGCATCGA
The DNA window shown above is from Phycisphaeraceae bacterium and carries:
- a CDS encoding tyrosine recombinase XerC yields the protein MSTLPIIQMFTSYLGEERHFSPYTARCYGADLRQYLEYLTKEFSIKASDEQEKNATAKVTEQARSGQRPAVSGADFQPTSLTEAVCQASADVIRGFLAHLGDSQYSAATMARKIATLRSFYKWADRRGVASGNPMTLIRTPRQGKRLPKAISIEQVEKLLAAPDDNDVLGRRDRAMLETLYSTGLRVSELIGLEIEDLDIAGEALHVRGKGKKERIVPLGSHAIGAINRYAELLRSDARFANCWSQDRKTRPLFVNKHGGRLSSRSVRRKLDKYLKQVGLDPTISPHTLRHSFATHLLDNGADLRSVQELLGHQSLSTTQVYTHLTAQRMQDAYNRSHPRAQAS